In one Modestobacter sp. L9-4 genomic region, the following are encoded:
- a CDS encoding bifunctional [glutamine synthetase] adenylyltransferase/[glutamine synthetase]-adenylyl-L-tyrosine phosphorylase translates to MSAAPPPADDVPRRAVVRLVRFGFEDGATAARLLADPVLGLWDLDRNEPADPEAGAVVSALARAGDPDLALRSLTRLVEALDATDPDGGLAAALLARLRGSAAVRSRLLSVLGASAGLADHLAAEPADWVVLDTEDRTSRPSPQELEQQLLFAVGADPHDPPWGVGLGTPAPDADPSRVRDLRHAYLRAVLSLAGRDLGDGLPADEVAAELADIAAAVLTAGLAVAVAEQPAGSAPCRLAVVGLGKCGGRELNYVSDVDVVFVAEPVDAGEDEAAALASATRVAAALMRICRQAAWEVDAALRPEGKAGVLVRTVAGMRAYYERWASTWEFQALLKMRPVAGDPALGREHVDALEPLVWRAGDRPGFVAEIQAMRRRVEANIPAGQAERELKLGRGGLRDVEFSVQLLQLVHGRADVTLRVGGTIPALTVLGVGGYISRDDAATLVASYRFLRTVEHRLQLLRLRRTHLLPVAGDQLRWLARSLGYKPDDRGDSVAVLRAELALHTRVVRRLHEKLFYRPLLSAVARVPGEQLALGSKAAGEWLRALGFADPEGALRHLTALTGGLSRSASMQRYLLPVLLQTFASCADPDAGLLAYRRVSEALGNDQWFLRLLRDEGQAAERLAVLLGSSQYVAGLLTRTPEAMRILADDAQLEPRSADALTSAWRQAVARAGNAAAGVQVLRSLRRQELLRIACADLLGRLDVLRVGQALHDVAVATLRAGLDAAVRSWAADAGLDPADVPVDVAVIGMGRLGGAEMGYGSDADVLFVHRVRPGSDEGRAASTANAVAHTLRRLLGEPAPDPAFEVDADLRPEGRSGALSRSLEAFAQYYQRWVATWEVQALLRAEPVAGDEQLGREFMALVDPLRYPGAGLSSEQVGEIRRMKARVESERLPRGADPATHTKLGRGGLADVEWTVQLLQLEHAAVHPALQVTSTVTALAALADAGLLDAEQTEALRSAWELASRARNAVFLVRGRPGDQLPRPGLELDGVARACGYGADTDAGQFLDDYRRTTRRAHAVVERVFYGRTEEG, encoded by the coding sequence GTGTCCGCGGCACCTCCACCCGCCGACGACGTCCCGCGCCGGGCCGTCGTCCGGCTGGTCCGGTTCGGCTTCGAGGACGGCGCGACCGCGGCACGGCTGCTGGCCGACCCGGTGCTGGGGCTGTGGGACCTCGACCGCAACGAGCCCGCCGACCCCGAGGCCGGTGCGGTCGTCTCCGCCCTGGCCCGGGCCGGTGACCCGGACCTGGCGCTGCGGTCGCTGACCCGGCTGGTCGAGGCGCTGGACGCCACCGACCCCGACGGCGGTCTGGCCGCCGCCCTGCTCGCCCGGCTGCGCGGCTCGGCGGCGGTGCGCTCCCGGCTGCTGTCGGTGCTCGGCGCCTCCGCCGGGCTGGCCGACCACCTGGCCGCGGAGCCCGCCGACTGGGTGGTGCTCGACACCGAGGACCGCACCTCCCGGCCGAGCCCGCAGGAGCTGGAGCAGCAGCTGCTGTTCGCCGTCGGGGCCGACCCGCACGACCCGCCCTGGGGCGTGGGCCTGGGCACCCCGGCCCCGGACGCCGACCCGTCCCGGGTGCGCGACCTGCGCCACGCCTACCTGCGGGCGGTCCTGTCGCTGGCCGGCCGGGACCTCGGTGACGGGCTGCCGGCCGACGAGGTCGCCGCCGAGCTCGCCGACATCGCCGCCGCCGTGCTCACCGCCGGCCTGGCCGTCGCCGTGGCCGAGCAGCCCGCGGGCAGCGCCCCCTGCCGGCTGGCGGTCGTCGGGCTGGGCAAGTGCGGTGGCCGGGAGCTCAACTACGTCAGCGACGTCGACGTCGTCTTCGTCGCCGAGCCCGTGGACGCCGGCGAGGACGAGGCGGCCGCCCTGGCCTCGGCGACCCGGGTGGCCGCGGCGCTGATGCGGATCTGCCGCCAGGCCGCGTGGGAGGTCGACGCCGCGCTGCGCCCGGAGGGCAAGGCCGGCGTGCTGGTGCGCACCGTGGCCGGCATGCGGGCCTACTACGAGAGGTGGGCGAGCACCTGGGAGTTCCAGGCGCTGCTGAAGATGCGCCCGGTGGCCGGCGACCCGGCGCTGGGCCGCGAGCACGTCGACGCGCTGGAGCCGCTGGTCTGGCGGGCCGGCGACCGGCCCGGCTTCGTGGCCGAGATCCAGGCGATGCGCCGCCGGGTGGAGGCCAACATCCCCGCCGGGCAGGCCGAACGGGAGCTCAAGCTGGGCCGCGGCGGCCTGCGGGACGTCGAGTTCAGCGTGCAGCTGCTCCAGCTGGTGCACGGCCGGGCCGACGTGACGCTGCGGGTCGGCGGCACGATCCCGGCGCTGACGGTGCTCGGCGTCGGCGGCTACATCAGCCGGGACGACGCCGCCACGCTGGTCGCCTCCTACCGGTTCCTGCGCACGGTGGAGCACCGGCTGCAGCTGCTCCGGCTGCGCCGCACCCACCTGCTGCCGGTCGCCGGTGACCAGCTGCGCTGGCTGGCCCGCTCGCTGGGCTACAAGCCCGACGACCGCGGCGACTCCGTCGCCGTGCTGCGCGCCGAGCTGGCCCTGCACACCCGGGTCGTGCGCCGGCTGCACGAGAAGCTGTTCTACCGGCCGCTGCTGTCGGCGGTGGCCCGGGTGCCGGGTGAGCAGCTGGCGCTGGGGTCGAAGGCGGCGGGGGAGTGGCTGCGCGCGCTGGGGTTCGCCGACCCCGAGGGCGCGCTGCGACACCTCACCGCCCTCACCGGCGGGCTGAGCCGGTCGGCGTCCATGCAGCGCTACCTGCTCCCCGTCCTGCTGCAGACCTTCGCCTCCTGCGCCGACCCCGACGCCGGGCTGCTGGCCTACCGCCGGGTCAGCGAGGCGCTGGGCAACGACCAGTGGTTCCTGCGGCTGCTGCGCGACGAGGGCCAGGCCGCCGAGCGGCTGGCCGTGCTGCTGGGCTCCAGCCAGTACGTCGCCGGGCTGCTCACCCGCACCCCGGAGGCGATGCGCATCCTCGCCGACGACGCCCAGCTCGAGCCGCGCAGCGCCGACGCGCTCACCTCGGCCTGGCGGCAGGCGGTGGCCCGGGCCGGCAACGCCGCCGCCGGCGTCCAGGTGCTGCGGTCGCTGCGCCGCCAGGAGCTGCTGCGGATCGCCTGCGCCGACCTGCTGGGCCGGCTCGACGTGCTCCGGGTGGGCCAGGCGCTGCACGACGTCGCGGTGGCCACCCTGCGCGCCGGCCTGGACGCCGCGGTGCGCAGCTGGGCCGCCGACGCCGGGCTCGACCCCGCCGACGTGCCGGTCGACGTCGCCGTCATCGGCATGGGCCGGCTGGGCGGGGCGGAGATGGGCTACGGCTCGGACGCCGACGTGCTGTTCGTGCACCGGGTGCGTCCCGGCTCCGACGAGGGGCGGGCGGCGTCGACGGCGAACGCGGTGGCGCACACGCTGCGCCGGCTGCTCGGTGAGCCCGCGCCCGACCCCGCCTTCGAGGTCGACGCCGACCTGCGCCCAGAGGGCCGCTCCGGTGCGCTGTCACGGAGCCTGGAGGCCTTCGCGCAGTACTACCAGCGCTGGGTCGCCACCTGGGAGGTGCAGGCGCTGCTGCGCGCCGAGCCGGTCGCCGGCGACGAGCAGCTGGGGCGGGAGTTCATGGCCCTGGTCGACCCGCTGCGCTACCCGGGCGCGGGCCTGTCCAGCGAGCAGGTGGGGGAGATCCGCCGGATGAAGGCCCGGGTGGAGAGCGAGCGGCTGCCCCGCGGCGCCGACCCGGCCACGCACACCAAGCTGGGCCGCGGTGGCCTGGCCGACGTCGAGTGGACCGTGCAGCTGCTGCAGCTCGAGCACGCCGCGGTGCACCCGGCGCTGCAGGTCACCTCCACGGTCACCGCGCTGGCCGCGCTGGCCGACGCCGGACTGCTGGACGCCGAGCAGACGGAGGCGCTGCGCTCGGCGTGGGAGCTCGCGAGCCGGGCACGCAACGCGGTGTTCCTGGTGCGCGGCCGGCCCGGGGACCAGCTGCCCCGGCCGGGACTGGAGCTCGACGGTGTCGCGCGGGCCTGCGGCTACGGCGCCGACACCGACGCCGGGCAGTTCCTCGACGACTACCGGCGGACCACCCGGCGGGCGCACGCCGTCGTCGAGCGCGTCTTCTACGGGCGCACCGAGGAGGGCTGA
- a CDS encoding CDGSH iron-sulfur domain-containing protein, producing the protein MSTESAIPLPAAEGADTSGDVSDDAVRDLPPAGEPTATITPYRDGPLLVRGDFRLVDTEGNEIDPGRRTVALCRCGKSGIKPFCDGTHKRSGFSAGSAPSRPRPAAELYSGSED; encoded by the coding sequence GTGAGCACCGAGTCCGCGATCCCGCTGCCGGCCGCCGAGGGCGCCGACACCTCCGGCGACGTCTCCGACGACGCCGTCCGCGACCTGCCCCCCGCCGGTGAGCCGACCGCCACCATCACGCCCTACCGCGACGGCCCGCTGCTCGTGCGCGGGGACTTCCGGCTCGTCGACACCGAGGGCAACGAGATCGACCCGGGCCGCAGGACCGTGGCGCTGTGCCGCTGCGGCAAGTCCGGCATCAAGCCCTTCTGCGACGGCACGCACAAGCGGTCCGGCTTCTCCGCCGGCAGCGCACCGTCCCGGCCGCGGCCGGCCGCCGAGCTGTACTCCGGGTCCGAGGACTGA